The stretch of DNA CCACCGGGCAAACCAGCCGGAGCACGAAGTGGCGCACGCTGTTGAACAGGCTGTGGCGGAAGTACCAGGTGCAGGCCAGTGCGGTGAGGCCGTAGTAGAAGCAGATCATCAGGCCCAGGGCCAGGATGGTGTCGTTCAGGACGTTTTCGCTGAGCACGTGCATCACCGCGTAGAACCCCGCGGACAGGATGCCGGCCGCGATGGTGGCGTAGCCCGGTGTCGCAAAGCGCTTGCTCACGCGGCTGAACGGTTCCGGCAGCGCCCCGTAGTGGGCCATGGCCAGCAGGCTCCTCGATGGCGACATGAACGTGGACTGCAGGGAAGCCGCGGAGCTGGAGAGCACGGCGAGGGACATCAGGATGGCGAACGGTCCCATGATGGGCGAGGCCAGTGCCGTGAAGATGTTCTCGTGGTTTTCGACGTTGTTCAGGCCGTTGCCGGTATCACCCACGCCGGCGAACATCATGGTGGCGATGCTGACCAGGAGGTAGATGGCCAGGACGATGACAGCCGTCAGGGTGCCGGCCACGCCGGCGGTCTTCTTGCCGTTGGCGGTTTCCTCGTTGACCGTCAGGCAGACGTCCCAGCCCCAGTACACAAAGATGGACAGGGAGATGCCGGCGGCGATCTGGCCGAAGGTTTCGATCTTGGTGACGTCGAACCAGTCCCAGCTGAACGGGATCGCCGTTTCAGACGCGGACCAGTTGGCGAACGCCATGCCCACGAACAGGCCCAGCACCAGCAGCTGGAACCCCACCAGGCCGTACTGCACCACTTTGGTGGTGTGCAGGCCGCGGTAGCTGACCCACACTGCAAGGGCCACGAACACGAAGCAGGTGAGCACGTTCAGCGGCTTGTTGGCTGCGAGGTCAGCCAGTTCGGGTGAACCGGTGAGCTGGGAGAGGAAGAGGTAGAAGAAGTCGACGGCGACCCCGGCCAGGTTGGACAGGACGATGATGTTGGCTGCGAGGAGGCCCCATCCGCCCATCCAGCCCACCCAGGGGCCGAACGCTTTGGTGACCCACGTGAAGGTGGTGCCGCTGTCCGGGGAGTCGGCGTTGAGCTCCCGGTAGGCCAGGGACACCAGGATCATCGGGATGAACCCAATGAGGAAGATGACGGGCAGTTGCAGCCCTGCTTCGTTGACGGTGGGGCCCAGCGCGCTGGTGAGCGTGTAGGCCGGGGCGATGGTGGAAATACCAAGGACGACGACGGCGAGGAGTCCCAGCTGCCCGCCCTTCAGGCCCTTGGGGCTAATGCCGTGGGCGGTGCCGGAGGCATGCCCGCCTGCGGCGGGGGTACCGG from Pseudarthrobacter siccitolerans encodes:
- a CDS encoding APC family permease, producing the protein MTETIRTGTPAAGGHASGTAHGISPKGLKGGQLGLLAVVVLGISTIAPAYTLTSALGPTVNEAGLQLPVIFLIGFIPMILVSLAYRELNADSPDSGTTFTWVTKAFGPWVGWMGGWGLLAANIIVLSNLAGVAVDFFYLFLSQLTGSPELADLAANKPLNVLTCFVFVALAVWVSYRGLHTTKVVQYGLVGFQLLVLGLFVGMAFANWSASETAIPFSWDWFDVTKIETFGQIAAGISLSIFVYWGWDVCLTVNEETANGKKTAGVAGTLTAVIVLAIYLLVSIATMMFAGVGDTGNGLNNVENHENIFTALASPIMGPFAILMSLAVLSSSAASLQSTFMSPSRSLLAMAHYGALPEPFSRVSKRFATPGYATIAAGILSAGFYAVMHVLSENVLNDTILALGLMICFYYGLTALACTWYFRHSLFNSVRHFVLRLVCPVVGGVGLFVVFAQTAVDSLAPEFGSGSEVFGVGLVFILGIGILALGAVVMLVMSRTHPGFFRGETLKQDTPALVVPE